One window of Tissierellales bacterium genomic DNA carries:
- a CDS encoding YggT family protein, which translates to MQAIYRALIILIRIIEIFIFIRVLFNLLGVSMGSPIVGFIYEMTEPIIGPCRKLLYKLGLGGGMFDFSPALALVLLNVLKTLLLKNML; encoded by the coding sequence ATGCAAGCTATTTATAGGGCATTAATTATTTTAATTAGAATAATTGAGATATTTATTTTTATAAGAGTATTATTTAATTTATTAGGTGTTAGCATGGGAAGTCCTATAGTAGGCTTTATTTATGAAATGACAGAGCCTATTATAGGTCCTTGTAGAAAACTATTATATAAACTAGGATTAGGCGGTGGAATGTTTGATTTTTCTCCTGCATTGGCCTTAGTATTACTAAATGTTTTGAAAACATTGTTACTTAAGAATATGTTATAG
- a CDS encoding YlmH/Sll1252 family protein — protein MIKNKEKYLEFITDDNQILTMRNLLDKIENVMRNHIVETTSFFDPYQRRLSTSILNRFTDISYTAEGGTLDAERKVLIVYPDYMYMNNIEDYIMFLSIQGSIDKLAHKDFLGALLGLGINRDKIGDILIHKDLVQIIVKKEVGEYILYNLKRIGKQNVEVGEISKEELKPSEIEFKEKYVTLSSNRIDVLISNAYNLSRTNSSALVERDKVKINWEPVNKSSMEVFEGDVISVRGYGRMILKSFEGISKKGRIKAVIRILK, from the coding sequence TTGATAAAAAATAAGGAAAAATATTTAGAATTTATAACTGATGATAACCAGATTTTAACTATGAGAAATTTACTAGATAAGATTGAAAATGTGATGAGAAATCACATTGTTGAGACGACTAGCTTTTTTGATCCATATCAAAGAAGGTTGTCAACTTCTATACTAAATAGATTTACTGACATATCTTATACCGCAGAAGGTGGAACTTTAGATGCAGAAAGGAAAGTTTTAATTGTATATCCTGACTATATGTATATGAATAATATAGAAGACTATATTATGTTCTTATCTATTCAAGGAAGTATAGATAAATTGGCTCATAAAGATTTTTTAGGGGCTTTGCTGGGTTTAGGAATAAATAGAGATAAAATAGGGGATATTTTAATACATAAAGACCTAGTTCAGATTATTGTAAAAAAAGAAGTAGGAGAATACATTCTATATAATTTAAAGAGGATTGGGAAACAAAATGTGGAAGTAGGAGAAATAAGTAAAGAAGAGTTAAAACCTAGTGAAATAGAATTTAAAGAGAAGTATGTAACTTTATCTTCAAATAGAATTGATGTTTTAATTAGTAATGCTTATAATTTGTCACGAACTAATAGCTCAGCCTTAGTTGAAAGGGATAAAGTTAAAATAAATTGGGAACCAGTAAATAAAAGTTCTATGGAAGTTTTTGAAGGTGATGTAATCTCAGTAAGGGGCTATGGAAGAATGATATTAAAATCTTTTGAGGGTATAAGCAAGAAGGGAAGAATAAAAGCAGTAATTAGAATTTTAAAGTAA
- a CDS encoding DivIVA domain-containing protein — MLTPLDIQNKEFGKTFRGYKESEVDSFLDEIIIDYEKVYKENLELKDKIVLLNERLKQYDDLEETLKETLVVAQNTADEVTSSARQKSKLIIREAEEEARKIVDEAYEEVKDIEEQYRILKKEIFIFKTRFKSFMESQLLSLNDYYDKIEDSDSETMKVKDLEKETINIEDSDMEKEKIKEVKLDSEEENLGA, encoded by the coding sequence ATGTTGACGCCTTTAGATATACAAAATAAAGAGTTTGGAAAAACTTTCAGAGGATATAAGGAATCAGAGGTAGATAGTTTTTTAGATGAAATTATAATTGATTATGAAAAGGTTTATAAAGAAAATCTTGAGTTAAAAGATAAAATTGTATTATTAAATGAAAGATTAAAACAGTATGATGATTTAGAGGAAACCCTTAAAGAAACATTAGTAGTAGCTCAAAATACTGCAGATGAAGTGACTAGTTCAGCAAGACAAAAATCTAAGCTAATAATAAGAGAAGCAGAGGAAGAAGCTAGAAAAATTGTTGATGAAGCATATGAAGAAGTGAAGGATATTGAGGAACAGTATAGAATTTTGAAAAAAGAAATTTTCATATTTAAAACAAGATTTAAATCTTTCATGGAATCACAATTATTATCTTTAAATGATTACTATGATAAAATTGAAGATTCAGATAGCGAAACTATGAAAGTTAAAGATTTGGAGAAAGAAACAATAAATATTGAGGACTCAGATATGGAAAAAGAAAAGATTAAAGAAGTGAAATTAGATAGTGAAGAAGAGAATTTAGGGGCTTAG
- the sepF gene encoding cell division protein SepF, with amino-acid sequence MAEFMNKVKYFIGIEDLDEYDDEIEEIEDKELDIPIETKTSRKKNNVVNIHTNANMKIVVREPINFEDAPKIVDDLKSRKTVVVNLGQLEGVLKKQIFDFINGGVYSMEGNIHKVAKDIFILAPDNVEINGKIKNDLKNDNIYNW; translated from the coding sequence ATGGCTGAATTTATGAATAAGGTAAAATATTTTATAGGTATTGAGGATCTTGATGAATATGATGATGAAATTGAAGAAATTGAAGATAAAGAATTAGATATACCAATTGAAACTAAGACCTCAAGAAAGAAGAACAATGTGGTAAATATTCATACTAATGCTAATATGAAAATAGTAGTCCGTGAACCAATTAATTTCGAAGATGCACCTAAGATTGTTGATGACTTAAAATCTAGAAAGACTGTTGTAGTAAATTTAGGACAACTAGAAGGAGTTTTGAAAAAACAAATATTTGATTTTATTAATGGAGGAGTATATTCTATGGAAGGGAATATACACAAAGTAGCTAAGGATATATTTATTTTAGCACCTGATAATGTAGAGATAAATGGAAAAATAAAAAATGATTTGAAAAATGATAATATTTATAATTGGTAA